The proteins below are encoded in one region of Aspergillus nidulans FGSC A4 chromosome III:
- a CDS encoding uncharacterized protein (transcript_id=CADANIAT00005436), with protein MATTPPPASFLRIPPTPRHGNGYDQYEPYSTRQSARLATQKASAESRTTPPPSFPISKGRGTSRSTKKQKTTETESLSPPGSPMSPRKTMLGRRVATQIDDEDPFNDAKLAHSHRSRLFRTTMTEGMLPTPAKTPRKKPVDNAGSTARVLFPQPGQKKKKKQTGFSLDSFSDDPSQGDSIQIYTDSRDRIPEVDESEENPFYQKPSTNTKPRPSRPMTRSRDKEVNEALKREDGMVYVFRGKKMFRKFSDDVFGSDDEDDDDDLGLLASRPDLLDSGILENARPLTRSSIKPRVLFPSAREHVAGENNEEEEAATDIEDQFLDHTEAADDLDLIANVHPEQRLDTPPPKSDVSTPPSPGVSVRSLRSRSKRELGARQTPTASDPTKKPSPFDGWLRKKQTPPVIAAKTKKRDAESAGGPAPKKTRGNRAIISPS; from the exons ACGTCAATCAGCCCGTCTAGCTACACAAAAAGCTTCCGCCGAATCTCGCACAACCCCCCCGCCTTCGTTTCCAATTTCCAAAGGACGGGGAACATCGCGGAGCacaaagaagcagaagacaacCGAAACAGAATCCCTCTCACCACCGGGGTCACCAATGAGTCCTCGGAAGACGATGTTGGGCCGGAGAGTTGCAACACAAATTGACGACGAAGATCCGTTTAACGACGCCAAACTTGCTCACTCTCACCGCTCACGCCTTTTCAGGACGACAATGACCGAAGGAATGCTTCCCACCCCAGCCAAGACGCCACGGAAAAAGCCTGTTGATAATGCTGGCTCAACCGCACGTGTTCTGTTCCCTCAACCTGgtcagaagaaaaagaagaagcagacagGCTTTTCCTTGGACAGTTTCAGCGACGATCCTTCGCAGGGCGATTCGATCCAGATCTACACAGATTCCCGTGATCGAATTCCTGAAGTtgacgagagcgaggagaaTCCATTTTATCAAAAGCCTTCCACCAACACAAAACCTCGGCCATCTAGGCCAATGACTAGGAGCCGCGACAAGGAAGTCAATGAGGCTCTGAAGCGCGAGGATGGCATGGTCTACGTCTT TCGAGGCAAAAAGATGTTCCGGAAGTTTAGCGATGATGTTTTCGGcagtgacgatgaggacgatgacgacgactTAGGGTTACTGGCTTCCCGTCCAGATCTGCTAGATTCTGGGATTCTAGAGAATGCCCGTCCCCTAACTCGGTCATCGATCAAACCGCGGGTGCTTTTCCCTAGCGCCCGTGAGCATGTTGCGGGGGAAAAtaatgaagaggaagaagccgccACGGATATCGAAGACCAATTCCTCGACCACACTGAAGCTGCTGACGACCTGGACCTTATCGCCAACGTCCACCCGGAACAACGCCTAGACACTCCACCTCCAAAATCTGATGTTTCAACGCCTCCATCACCCGGTGTTTCAGTACGATCTCTACGTTCAAGATCCAAGCGAGAGCTGGGAGCTCGACAGACCCCAACTGCATCGGATCCCACGAAAAAACCCAGTCCATTCGACGGCTGGCTCCGAAAGAAGCAAACGCCTCCGGTCATAGCCGCAAAAACCAAGAAGCGAGATGCAGAATCTGCCGGAGGCCCAGCCCCCAAGAAGACCCGAGGCAATCGAGCTATTATCTCTCCATCGTGA